A single window of Pyrus communis chromosome 10, drPyrComm1.1, whole genome shotgun sequence DNA harbors:
- the LOC137747518 gene encoding probable carboxylesterase 8, whose amino-acid sequence MADQPSSSPTYIDPYKLLKIVPNPDGSLTRLTTFPTVSPTPTPTESISATAAESDSNSPQLVLSKDIPLNPETKTFFRLFKPHPLPPNPRLPLIIYFHGGGFVIFSAASKPFHDSCSSMALALQALIISVEYRLAPEHPLPSAYDDAVDTIAWVHRQASDVDGCDPWLKDAVDFSRCFLMGSSAGANISYHTGLRLSGDDLLPMKIRGLILNQPYFGGVHRTESETRLINDRILPLVATDLLWAMALPKGVDRDHEYCNPTAGGGDGRIERLPRCLVRGYGGDPLMDRQKEFAALLESRGAHVVAKFDEGGYHSVELFDPSMAQALYDIIRDFIESCDADDGDNIVVSKSAI is encoded by the coding sequence CGGATCAACCTTCTTCATCCCCAACCTACATTGACCCCTACAAACTCCTCAAAATCGTCCCCAACCCTGATGGCTCCCTCACCCGCTTGACCACTTTCCCCACCGTCTCTCCAACTCCCACCCCCACCGAGTCCATTTCCGCCACGGCCGCCGAGTCAGACTCCAACTCTCCCCAACTTGTCCTCTCCAAGGACATTCCCTTaaacccagaaacaaaaacCTTCTTCAGGCTCTTCAAACCCCACCCTCTCCCCCCAAACCCCCGCCTTCCTCTCATCATCTACTTCCACGGAGGCGGCTTCGTCATCTTCTCCGCCGCCTCCAAACCATTCCACGACTCCTGCTCTAGCATGGCCCTCGCTCTCCAAGCCCTAATTATCTCCGTCGAGTACCGCTTGGCTCCCGAACACCCTCTTCCTTCAGCCTACGATGACGCCGTCGACACCATCGCCTGGGTCCACCGCCAGGCCTCCGACGTCGACGGCTGCGATCCCTGGTTGAAGGACGCCGTTGACTTCTCCAGGTGCTTCCTAATGGGCAGCAGCGCCGGAGCTAACATCAGCTACCACACGGGTTTACGCCTCTCGGGTGATGATCTCTTGCCGATGAAGATCCGAGGGCTGATACTAAACCAGCCTTATTTCGGCGGGGTCCATAGGACTGAATCCGAGACGAGGTTGATCAACGACCGGATATTGCCGCTGGTCGCCACCGACTTGCTGTGGGCAATGGCTTTGCCAAAGGGCGTTGATCGGGATCACGAGTATTGTAATCCGACGGCGGGAGGTGGGGATGGGAGGATCGAACGGTTGCCGAGGTGTTTGGTTAGAGGGTACGGTGGGGACCCACTGATGGATAGGCAGAAGGAGTTTGCGGCGTTACTTGAGTCACGTGGGGCGCACGTGGTGGCCAAGTTTGACGAGGGGGGTTATCATAGCGTGGAGCTCTTCGACCCTAGCATGGCCCAAGCTCTGTACGACATTATTAGGGATTTTATCGAGTCGTGCGATGCAGACGACGGTGATAATATTGTCGTTTCAAAATCGGCGATTTGA